The following proteins are encoded in a genomic region of Oncorhynchus keta strain PuntledgeMale-10-30-2019 chromosome 35, Oket_V2, whole genome shotgun sequence:
- the LOC127915619 gene encoding uncharacterized PPE family protein PPE21-like → MTSNEHTPPHEFQKQPFSDTDAAFVTKWEVRPGSGIHSRRADLGTGPPGHYDLGSGPPGPCNVIHYDLGSGPPGHYDLGSGPPGHYDLGSGPPGHYDLGSGPPGHYDLGSGPPGHYDLGSGPPGHYDLGSGPPGHYDLGSGPPGHYDLGSGPPGHYDLGSGPPGHYDLGSGPPGHYDLGSGPPGHYDLGSGPPGHYDLGSGPPGHYDLGSGPPGHYDLGSGPPGHYDLGSGPPGHYDLGSGPPGHYDLGSGPPGHYDLGSGPPGHYDLGSGPPGHYDLGSGPPGHYDLGSGPPGHYDLGSGPPGHYDLGSGPPGPCNVIHYDLGSALLLRLFMT, encoded by the exons taatgaacacacCCCACCACACGAGTTCCAAAAACAGCCCTTCTCAGACACAGACGCTGCGTTCGTAACCAAGTGGGAG GTAAGACCTGGTTCTGGTATTCACAGtaggagagctgatctaggaACAGGTCCCCCAggtcattatgatctaggatcaggtcccccaggTCCATGTAATgtaattcattatgatctaggatcaggtcctccaggtcattatgatctaggatcaggtcccccaggtcattatgatctaggatcaggtcccccaggtcattatgatctaggatcaggtcccccag gtcattatgatctaggatcaggtcccccaggtcattatgatctaggatcaggtcccccaggtcattatgatctaggatcaggtcccccag gtcattatgatctaggatcaggtcccccaggtcattatgatctaggatcaggtcccccaggtcattatgatctaggatcaggtcccccaggtcattatgatctaggatcaggtcccccag gtcattatgatctaggatcaggtcccccaggtcattatgatctaggatcag gtcccccaggtcattatgatctaggatcaggtcccccaggtcattatgatctaggatcaggtcctccaggtcattatgatctaggatcaggtcccccaggtcattatgatctaggatcaggtcccccaggtcattatgatctaggatcaggtcccccaggtcattatgatctaggatcaggtcccccag gtcattatgatctaggatcaggtcccccaggtcattatgatctaggatcaggtcccccaggtcattatgatctaggatcaggtcctccaggtcattatgatctaggatcaggtcccccaggtcattatgatctaggatcaggtcccccaggtcattatgatctaggatcaggtcccccaggTCCATGTAATgtaattcattatgatctaggatcagcactcctactgagactctttatgacctga